One window of the Granulicella arctica genome contains the following:
- a CDS encoding glucoamylase family protein — MTKQRSSSIGISRRGAAKMMAGAVLTTLSASRNAWGQAAALQDQRNDFPLSAEEDYFLSEMERSACLYFYEQADPASGQVLDRAFNKNPNGALDPRRITSIAATGFGLTGLCIADKRSYLPFVDIRARVLTTLDFHLNKMEHQHGFFAHYNDARSGKAFEFSEVSSIDTCIFLCGVLTCSAYFNDPKITDLATQLYHRVEWSWMLNGGSTFSMGWRPKSGFITTRWDHYCELMMLYLLAIGSPTYGIDPSFWKNFSRPRTDYGPYVFISDEDPLFVHQYSHAWFDFQGKRDAYADYFRNSVLATEAHKLFCLSLDRGYTEDYWGITASDWEHGYTAWGGPPLLGPVNGSVVPCAAAGSLPFLPEACIRVLRSLKHEFGTDAWGRYGFCDCFHPQLNWYDPDVLGIDVGIGLLMAENLRSGFVWNTFMKNPEVSTAMQRVGFHSI; from the coding sequence ATGACCAAGCAAAGGTCGAGTTCGATCGGCATCAGCCGGCGAGGCGCTGCGAAGATGATGGCGGGTGCCGTGCTGACCACGCTGTCCGCGTCGCGCAATGCCTGGGGACAGGCCGCAGCCTTGCAGGATCAACGCAACGACTTCCCTTTGAGCGCCGAAGAAGACTATTTCCTCAGCGAGATGGAGCGCAGCGCCTGCCTCTACTTCTACGAGCAGGCCGATCCGGCGAGCGGACAGGTCCTCGATCGCGCCTTCAACAAGAACCCCAATGGCGCGCTCGACCCGCGCAGAATCACCAGCATCGCGGCCACCGGCTTCGGGCTGACAGGTCTCTGTATCGCGGATAAACGCAGCTACCTGCCGTTTGTGGACATTCGCGCCCGCGTGCTCACCACGCTCGACTTCCACCTCAACAAGATGGAGCATCAGCATGGCTTCTTCGCCCACTACAACGACGCACGCAGTGGCAAAGCCTTCGAGTTCAGCGAAGTCTCTTCGATCGACACCTGCATCTTCCTCTGTGGCGTCCTCACCTGTAGCGCCTACTTCAACGATCCAAAGATCACCGATCTCGCCACGCAGCTCTACCATCGAGTCGAATGGTCCTGGATGCTCAACGGAGGCAGCACCTTCAGCATGGGGTGGCGACCCAAAAGCGGCTTCATCACCACACGATGGGATCACTACTGCGAGTTGATGATGCTCTATCTCCTCGCCATCGGCTCACCGACGTACGGTATCGATCCCAGCTTCTGGAAGAACTTCAGCCGCCCGCGAACCGACTACGGACCCTATGTCTTCATCAGCGACGAGGATCCGCTCTTCGTCCATCAGTATTCGCACGCCTGGTTCGACTTCCAGGGCAAACGCGACGCCTACGCTGACTACTTCCGCAACTCAGTCCTCGCCACTGAGGCCCACAAATTGTTCTGCCTGAGTCTGGATCGCGGCTACACCGAGGACTACTGGGGCATCACCGCATCGGATTGGGAGCACGGCTACACAGCATGGGGAGGCCCGCCGCTATTGGGTCCGGTCAACGGTTCGGTGGTTCCCTGCGCAGCAGCAGGCTCGCTCCCGTTTCTTCCCGAGGCCTGTATCCGTGTCCTGCGTTCACTCAAGCATGAGTTTGGCACCGACGCCTGGGGCCGCTACGGCTTCTGCGACTGCTTCCATCCTCAACTGAACTGGTATGACCCGGATGTTCTCGGCATCGACGTAGGTATCGGCCTCCTGATGGCCGAAAATCTTCGCTCCGGATTCGTCTGGAACACCTTCATGAAAAACCCTGAAGTGAGTACAGCCATGCAGCGGGTCGGCTTCCATTCGATTTAG
- a CDS encoding TonB-dependent receptor → MLRLSLKPILALLVFSISFTAFAQTFRGTLSGTVTDTQGAVISDAAVQLTNPSTGIVLNDKSNKQGDFNFPELPVGTYTLTVNFAGFSTKKVDTIDVAVTKVTNVKVELSVGSESTVVDVTANGVQTDTQSAALVAVLDSKSVQEMPMNGRNFTQMTHFAPGASSITNSVNGSRTASINFQVDGADNVDPWLGIVASNQGGIQSVAGGLIPIEAIDQFSMQSGGEADQGRNAGANSNMVLRSGTNKLHGDVFYFDRNEFFAAISPFAPVGARKTFIRNHQGGFTLGGPIWKDRTFFFAAGEIQIAKVNAALTDTVISDAWVSAGKSFINNYGITAANPLSLNLYGLLYPTVSKGGPATISNYFAQGTSNYNSYNGIIKLDHHFNDKEQLSVRYLGTTGTQTAPTASDYAEYFQTAPMHIHNFSVIQTSVINSKLLNVVTFATNYFLQTFNDANQNFNPQANAGLNLGIAPGIIAAGAPSILVTGFDQTGATQPSGRTDVTGHVTDNFHWTVGRHQLKFGGEYRHSNVNQLYFSSARGTFSFDGTRGAWYAIPVSAAAKTACATTGTGANCAAACAVTGACTPGSSPNAQALGYCSTIGISASNCANLGTLSDFLNGTPTNSNGAKLLQGTAQRVWTMNTYDAWAQDDFQASRRLSLNYGVRYTIPGVINAEANDIYQFVPGAAPGFQKGYYPEYYGGIAPRVGFSYSVNENNNTVIRGSYGIFYDFPAMSSWITGTTTNGGANYAQNNPAGPDAAAIFVQNSNVQWQPNVNPFASSVAPQVGAFGVNQNFKMPRATVVSLNVEQQLTKSTLFTVGYVGSFGQHLEVLYDLNQPVASGTTTANARPYLQTSFPNENAKFVGKPLVGINQLNFEAASNYHSLQATVKQAAWKGIQTTLNYTWSKSMDDSSSNTTPMNSYNLHQDYGPSTFDNRHLLNGFVYYSVPQLFHAVPKLTKGFQLNAIYTYSSGVPISPQYSTNVDGTGELKDRPNFTGVNPYVSGAPLATSTASGRQYRWLTNANGSFTTPATGTYGNERRDAFTGPNFRTIDFSLFKHTPVTEKIMSEFRVEIFNIMNFNNFANPAVNPASGTFGLITNTRNGAAAPGIGYGEPFNIQFALKLSF, encoded by the coding sequence ATGCTGCGTTTGTCCCTGAAGCCGATCCTGGCTCTCTTAGTTTTTTCGATTTCGTTCACTGCGTTCGCGCAAACATTCCGTGGAACACTTTCGGGTACGGTAACGGACACCCAGGGCGCTGTGATCTCTGACGCTGCTGTGCAGCTCACCAATCCCTCCACTGGCATAGTTTTGAACGACAAGTCCAACAAGCAAGGTGACTTCAACTTTCCGGAACTGCCAGTCGGTACCTACACTCTCACGGTGAACTTCGCCGGCTTCTCGACCAAGAAGGTCGATACGATTGACGTCGCCGTGACCAAGGTGACCAACGTAAAGGTTGAGCTCTCGGTGGGTTCGGAGAGCACCGTTGTGGACGTGACCGCGAACGGAGTCCAGACCGACACGCAGTCCGCTGCGCTCGTTGCTGTCCTTGACTCCAAGTCGGTGCAGGAGATGCCGATGAACGGCCGCAACTTCACGCAGATGACCCACTTCGCGCCGGGCGCTAGCAGTATTACGAACTCGGTCAATGGTTCGCGGACGGCCAGCATCAACTTCCAGGTGGATGGTGCCGACAACGTTGATCCATGGCTTGGCATCGTCGCTTCAAACCAGGGCGGTATTCAGAGCGTTGCGGGTGGTTTGATCCCAATTGAGGCGATCGATCAATTCTCCATGCAGTCCGGTGGCGAGGCCGATCAGGGTCGCAACGCTGGCGCTAACTCGAACATGGTGCTGCGATCGGGTACGAATAAGCTTCATGGCGACGTCTTCTACTTCGATCGTAATGAGTTCTTCGCAGCCATCTCGCCATTCGCTCCCGTGGGTGCCCGCAAGACCTTTATTCGTAACCATCAGGGCGGCTTCACGTTGGGCGGCCCAATCTGGAAGGATCGCACCTTCTTCTTCGCAGCAGGGGAAATCCAAATTGCCAAGGTCAACGCGGCGCTTACGGATACTGTGATCTCCGACGCCTGGGTAAGTGCAGGCAAGTCGTTCATCAACAACTATGGGATCACTGCCGCAAATCCGCTGAGTCTGAACCTGTATGGGCTGCTCTATCCAACCGTTTCGAAGGGTGGACCGGCCACGATCAGCAACTACTTTGCCCAGGGAACTTCCAACTACAACAGCTACAACGGCATCATCAAGCTGGATCACCACTTCAACGACAAGGAACAGCTTTCAGTTCGTTATCTCGGAACGACCGGGACCCAGACCGCTCCAACTGCTTCTGACTATGCGGAATACTTCCAAACCGCGCCGATGCACATACACAACTTCTCGGTCATTCAGACCTCGGTGATCAACAGCAAACTCCTCAACGTTGTTACCTTTGCAACGAACTACTTCCTCCAGACGTTCAATGATGCAAATCAGAACTTCAATCCTCAGGCGAACGCGGGATTGAACCTTGGCATTGCTCCAGGTATCATCGCGGCGGGCGCACCATCGATCCTCGTTACCGGATTCGACCAGACTGGCGCAACTCAGCCCTCAGGCCGCACCGATGTCACTGGTCACGTCACGGACAACTTCCATTGGACGGTCGGTCGCCACCAGCTTAAGTTCGGCGGCGAGTATCGCCATTCGAACGTGAACCAGCTTTACTTCTCAAGCGCACGCGGCACCTTCTCCTTCGATGGAACGCGCGGAGCCTGGTATGCCATTCCGGTCTCAGCAGCGGCAAAAACAGCTTGCGCCACAACGGGTACGGGCGCGAATTGCGCTGCAGCTTGCGCTGTTACCGGAGCCTGCACTCCTGGCTCCTCTCCAAACGCACAGGCTCTCGGTTACTGCTCCACGATCGGGATCAGTGCTTCAAATTGCGCTAACCTTGGCACCCTTTCGGACTTCCTCAATGGAACGCCTACCAACTCCAACGGTGCCAAGCTCCTGCAAGGCACTGCGCAACGTGTCTGGACAATGAACACCTACGACGCCTGGGCGCAGGATGACTTTCAGGCCAGTAGAAGGTTGAGTCTGAACTACGGCGTTCGTTACACCATCCCTGGCGTCATCAACGCTGAGGCCAATGACATCTACCAGTTTGTTCCTGGTGCGGCACCCGGCTTTCAAAAGGGTTACTACCCCGAGTACTACGGCGGCATAGCTCCTCGCGTCGGCTTCTCTTATTCGGTCAACGAGAATAACAACACTGTTATTCGCGGCTCTTACGGTATCTTCTATGACTTCCCGGCTATGAGCAGTTGGATTACCGGTACCACCACCAACGGCGGTGCGAACTACGCGCAGAACAATCCTGCCGGCCCCGATGCTGCGGCAATCTTCGTGCAGAATTCCAACGTCCAGTGGCAGCCGAACGTCAATCCGTTCGCCAGTTCGGTCGCCCCGCAGGTAGGTGCCTTCGGTGTCAACCAGAACTTCAAAATGCCTCGGGCCACCGTCGTCAGTCTGAATGTCGAGCAGCAACTTACGAAGTCGACCCTGTTCACAGTAGGTTATGTGGGGTCGTTCGGTCAGCACCTCGAAGTTTTGTATGACCTCAATCAGCCTGTTGCGAGCGGTACGACGACAGCAAACGCGAGACCCTATTTGCAGACCAGCTTCCCGAATGAGAATGCCAAGTTTGTCGGCAAGCCACTCGTTGGCATCAATCAGTTGAACTTTGAGGCAGCTTCGAACTATCACTCCCTGCAAGCCACCGTGAAGCAGGCTGCATGGAAGGGCATTCAGACTACCCTGAACTACACCTGGTCGAAGTCGATGGATGATTCGTCATCAAACACGACGCCAATGAACAGCTACAACCTTCATCAGGACTACGGCCCGAGCACCTTTGATAATCGCCACCTTTTGAACGGCTTCGTTTATTACAGCGTCCCACAGCTCTTTCATGCTGTGCCGAAGCTTACCAAGGGCTTCCAACTCAATGCCATCTACACCTATTCCAGTGGTGTTCCGATCAGCCCGCAGTACAGCACAAATGTGGATGGAACGGGTGAGTTGAAGGATCGTCCTAACTTCACCGGCGTCAATCCTTACGTAAGTGGCGCGCCGCTTGCGACCAGTACTGCCAGCGGCCGTCAGTATCGCTGGTTGACCAATGCCAACGGTTCCTTCACGACGCCAGCAACAGGCACCTACGGCAACGAGCGTCGGGATGCCTTTACCGGCCCGAACTTCAGGACGATCGATTTCTCGCTCTTCAAGCACACGCCGGTTACCGAGAAGATTATGTCGGAGTTTCGCGTTGAGATCTTCAACATCATGAACTTCAACAACTTCGCTAACCCCGCCGTCAACCCGGCAAGCGGCACGTTCGGTCTGATCACGAATACACGCAACGGCGCTGCTGCACCGGGCATTGGTTATGGCGAACCCTTCAACATTCAGTTTGCTCTGAAGTTGAGCTTCTAA
- a CDS encoding alpha-galactosidase, translating into MRLIRLASLRFVPLLLVLVAAQTALSQSIRFLEDKKLFVLQGGPVSYVFGINERNELQHVYWGGKVVRDADFQPVKSTREWSGLDLSQAYTPQEYAGWGAGLYTEPALKVTWPDGNRDLVLHYESHKIAGDTLSVLLKDISRPIYVELRYTVYPETGLIERQSRIENRGKTPFSIESAQSANWTLPDATGYRLRSLGGRWAGEDQLVETPVKMGMQVLESRRGGTSQQSNPWFALDQDGNTDQEHGDVFFGALGWSGNWRISVEETSMHQVRVTGGYNTFDFAYTLAPGASLETPAFYGGYTSGGIGDASRIMHRFERTKILPDGSGLKTRPVLYNSWEATEFKVDEAGQTALAEKAAAMGIERFVMDDGWFGKRNDDHAGLGDWNVNPAKFPNGLGSLIKKVNSLGMSFGLWVEPEMVNPDSDLYRKHPDWAMHFDGRPRTEGRHQLMLNLAREDVKEYTFHWLDQLVTNNKISFLKWDYNRNFTEPGWPEVPVDQQKKIWVQFTANYYEILDRLRKKHPGLEIESCASGGGRVDLGVLKRTDEVWPSDNTEAFDRLDIQRGFTYAYTPHIMMAWVTDVPNFNGRSVSLQYRFLVAMQGALAVGSNLNKSSDEDLAESKRFVAAYKEIRETVQNGALYRLTPAADTNFIANEYAAEDGKQVAAFAFLHSQQRGYGVSPLHLSGLDEQAVYKIRVIKTPRRSPDGTVGALTDMGTLSGAYLTHHGLDLTLQGDYDSVLYVLEKVAN; encoded by the coding sequence TTGCGCCTGATTCGCCTCGCCTCACTGCGTTTTGTCCCTCTACTGCTAGTCCTCGTAGCGGCGCAGACTGCTCTCTCGCAGTCCATTCGCTTTCTCGAGGATAAGAAGCTCTTCGTCCTGCAAGGCGGCCCCGTCTCATACGTCTTCGGGATTAACGAACGCAACGAGCTTCAACACGTGTACTGGGGGGGTAAGGTCGTGCGTGACGCCGACTTCCAGCCCGTAAAGTCAACAAGGGAATGGTCAGGATTGGACCTGAGTCAGGCGTATACACCGCAGGAATACGCCGGTTGGGGCGCGGGCCTTTACACCGAGCCAGCCCTGAAAGTGACCTGGCCCGACGGGAACCGCGACCTCGTTCTCCATTACGAAAGCCACAAGATCGCCGGCGACACCTTGAGCGTTCTGCTCAAGGACATCTCCCGGCCGATCTACGTCGAACTCCGCTACACCGTCTATCCAGAGACCGGCCTGATCGAGCGGCAGTCGCGCATTGAGAATCGCGGCAAGACCCCGTTCTCCATTGAGAGTGCCCAGTCCGCAAATTGGACCCTGCCCGACGCAACCGGCTACCGTCTCCGCTCCCTTGGCGGTCGTTGGGCCGGCGAAGATCAACTCGTCGAGACTCCGGTAAAGATGGGGATGCAGGTACTCGAAAGCCGCCGCGGCGGCACCAGCCAGCAGTCGAATCCGTGGTTCGCCCTCGATCAAGACGGCAACACCGATCAGGAGCACGGCGACGTCTTCTTCGGCGCCCTCGGCTGGAGCGGTAACTGGCGCATCAGCGTCGAAGAGACCTCCATGCATCAGGTTCGCGTCACCGGCGGCTACAACACCTTCGACTTCGCCTATACGCTTGCCCCCGGCGCCTCTCTTGAAACACCAGCCTTCTACGGCGGCTACACCTCAGGCGGTATCGGCGACGCCTCGCGGATCATGCATCGCTTCGAGCGTACCAAGATCCTGCCCGATGGCTCCGGCCTGAAGACCCGCCCGGTCCTCTACAACTCATGGGAGGCTACCGAGTTCAAGGTGGACGAAGCCGGTCAGACCGCGCTCGCAGAGAAGGCCGCCGCCATGGGCATCGAACGTTTCGTCATGGATGACGGCTGGTTCGGTAAGCGCAACGACGACCATGCAGGCCTTGGTGATTGGAACGTCAACCCGGCAAAGTTTCCCAACGGTCTTGGCTCACTTATCAAGAAGGTGAACTCGCTCGGCATGAGCTTCGGCCTTTGGGTCGAGCCCGAGATGGTCAATCCTGATAGCGATCTCTACCGCAAGCATCCTGATTGGGCGATGCACTTCGATGGCCGCCCGCGTACCGAAGGCCGCCACCAACTCATGCTCAACCTGGCTCGCGAAGATGTGAAGGAGTACACCTTCCACTGGCTGGATCAACTGGTCACCAATAACAAGATCTCCTTCCTCAAGTGGGATTACAACCGCAACTTCACCGAGCCCGGCTGGCCCGAGGTACCTGTCGATCAGCAGAAAAAGATCTGGGTGCAGTTCACGGCGAACTACTACGAGATCCTCGACCGCCTGCGCAAGAAGCACCCCGGCCTCGAAATCGAAAGCTGCGCTAGCGGTGGTGGCCGCGTCGATCTCGGCGTGCTGAAACGGACTGACGAAGTCTGGCCCTCCGATAACACCGAGGCCTTCGACCGCCTCGATATCCAGCGCGGCTTTACCTACGCTTACACCCCTCACATCATGATGGCGTGGGTCACGGATGTCCCCAACTTCAACGGCCGCAGCGTCTCGCTCCAGTACCGCTTTCTTGTGGCAATGCAGGGCGCGCTCGCTGTCGGCTCAAACCTCAACAAGTCCAGCGATGAGGATCTTGCCGAGTCGAAGCGCTTCGTTGCGGCATACAAGGAGATCCGTGAGACAGTCCAGAACGGCGCACTCTACCGCCTCACGCCGGCTGCTGACACCAACTTTATCGCCAACGAGTACGCAGCCGAAGACGGTAAGCAGGTTGCGGCGTTTGCGTTCCTGCACTCGCAACAGCGTGGTTATGGTGTCTCGCCGCTGCATCTCAGCGGGCTAGATGAACAGGCCGTCTACAAGATTCGCGTGATCAAAACACCTCGCAGATCGCCCGATGGGACTGTCGGAGCACTCACCGATATGGGCACACTGAGCGGTGCCTATCTTACCCATCACGGCCTCGACCTGACACTGCAAGGCGACTACGACAGCGTCTTATACGTATTGGAAAAGGTTGCAAATTGA
- a CDS encoding L-fuconate dehydratase has protein sequence MNDCVITGIRVVDLRFPTSLHNIGSDAVNKDPDYSAAYCILETDSAFEGHGLTFTLGRGTELCVTALEYLGRFVKGRKLSTITEDFAAFSRSLTDDSQFRWLGPEKGVIHLATGALINAVWDLYAKLEGKPLWKLLADMEPEQLVSAIEFRYIDDVLSRSDALNILRARKSGQAERLAQLQSEGYPAYTTSVGWFGFSDDKIRRLCKEALAEGWTHFKLKVGGIAADDLRRGHIVREEIGWTNKLMVDANQRWGVEEAISRTNALAELDPWWMEEPTNPDDILGHARIRREVSPIRIATGEHCQNRIMFKQLMQAGAIDVCQIDSCRVAGVNENLAIMLMAAKFGIPVCPHAGGVGLCEYVQHLAIFDFLSVSGLLENRVVEYVEHLHEHFLNPVQVRNGRYLVPEAPGYSIEIFPETLRNFAFPGGAIWAK, from the coding sequence ATGAACGATTGCGTGATCACCGGAATTCGAGTCGTCGATCTCCGCTTTCCGACCTCCCTGCACAACATCGGCTCTGACGCGGTCAATAAAGATCCCGACTACTCCGCCGCTTATTGCATCCTCGAGACCGATTCAGCCTTCGAAGGCCACGGTTTGACCTTTACACTTGGCCGAGGCACTGAACTCTGCGTCACAGCGCTCGAATATCTGGGCCGCTTCGTCAAAGGCCGCAAGCTGTCCACCATCACCGAGGACTTCGCCGCCTTCTCCCGATCCCTCACCGACGACTCGCAGTTCCGCTGGCTCGGCCCCGAGAAGGGCGTCATCCACCTCGCCACCGGCGCACTCATCAACGCCGTCTGGGACCTTTACGCCAAGCTCGAAGGCAAGCCGCTCTGGAAGCTGCTCGCCGACATGGAACCCGAACAGCTTGTCTCCGCCATCGAGTTCCGCTACATCGACGATGTGCTAAGCCGCTCCGACGCGCTCAACATCCTGCGCGCTCGCAAGTCCGGACAGGCCGAACGGCTGGCGCAACTTCAATCTGAAGGTTACCCCGCGTACACCACCTCGGTTGGCTGGTTTGGCTTTAGCGACGACAAGATTCGCCGCCTCTGCAAGGAAGCGCTCGCCGAAGGCTGGACGCACTTCAAGCTCAAAGTTGGCGGCATTGCTGCCGACGATCTCCGGCGCGGCCACATCGTCCGCGAAGAGATTGGCTGGACCAACAAGCTCATGGTCGACGCCAACCAGCGCTGGGGCGTCGAGGAAGCCATCAGCCGAACCAACGCTCTCGCCGAACTCGACCCCTGGTGGATGGAAGAGCCGACGAACCCCGACGACATCCTCGGTCACGCCCGCATCCGCCGCGAAGTCTCACCCATCCGCATCGCGACCGGCGAACACTGTCAGAACCGCATCATGTTCAAGCAACTTATGCAGGCCGGAGCGATCGACGTCTGCCAGATTGATAGCTGCCGCGTCGCTGGCGTCAACGAGAACCTCGCCATCATGCTGATGGCCGCGAAGTTCGGCATTCCTGTCTGCCCCCATGCAGGCGGCGTCGGGCTTTGCGAATACGTGCAACACCTCGCTATCTTCGACTTCCTCTCCGTCTCCGGCTTGCTGGAGAACCGCGTCGTCGAATATGTCGAGCATCTGCACGAACACTTCCTCAACCCCGTTCAGGTCAGAAACGGCCGCTATCTCGTTCCCGAAGCTCCCGGCTACAGCATCGAGATCTTCCCGGAGACTCTCCGTAACTTTGCCTTTCCGGGTGGGGCTATCTGGGCAAAATAG
- a CDS encoding M28 family peptidase, with protein sequence MIALKSSAVVALLIAAMPVAAQEGTPEKIDLKVLHQIKTEAFQHSKVMDHLFYISDVYGPRITSSPNHKAAAEWIVTRLKSYGMVNVHLEPWGPFGNSWQYKKFYGALVAPNYAPLIGFPLAWTPGTKGPVTAEAVLAPIHSQAEFAKYKGKLKGKIVLIADPKVILMHTEVEGRRLTDEEIDSRSIVADPSRLGPGGAGGGRGGRNVPPVPAAPVLDRAAALRLRNDTSKFLSDEGVLVAVNYGTNGDGGTVFASFGGSQNPDDPTPPPMVAITPEHYNRIARLIEHGMSPQVTFDIEAETYKNDQMGFNVVGEIPGTTRKDEIVMLGGHLDSWQGGTGATDNGTGSSVAIEAVRILTSLHKPMERTVRIALWGGEEEGLLGSKFYVQQHFAPRDSMKITPEYSKLDAYYNDDGGSGRFRGISADGNDEIASIFKQWAAPIRDLEFQSVAGATSAPTREPGGTDSTSFSWLGLDGFGFMQDPLEYGSRTHHSNMDLYDRVQVGDVMQGAAIEAWFVYNTATRPEMLPRLDTPLPLTK encoded by the coding sequence ATGATCGCTTTGAAGTCTTCTGCTGTCGTTGCCCTCCTGATTGCCGCCATGCCTGTGGCGGCTCAGGAGGGCACACCTGAAAAGATCGACCTGAAGGTTCTTCACCAGATCAAGACGGAGGCATTTCAGCACTCGAAGGTGATGGATCATCTGTTCTACATCTCAGATGTCTACGGTCCGCGCATCACCAGTTCGCCGAACCACAAAGCCGCCGCAGAATGGATCGTGACCAGGCTGAAGTCGTACGGCATGGTCAATGTTCATCTTGAGCCCTGGGGACCATTCGGCAATTCGTGGCAGTATAAGAAGTTTTATGGAGCGCTTGTCGCACCGAATTACGCGCCGCTAATCGGCTTCCCGCTGGCCTGGACGCCTGGAACCAAGGGGCCCGTCACCGCTGAGGCTGTGCTCGCGCCAATTCACTCGCAGGCGGAGTTTGCGAAGTACAAGGGCAAGCTCAAGGGAAAGATCGTTCTGATTGCCGACCCCAAGGTGATCCTGATGCACACCGAAGTGGAGGGTCGCCGCCTCACTGATGAAGAGATTGACTCGCGCAGTATCGTCGCAGACCCATCGCGCCTTGGACCTGGCGGTGCCGGCGGCGGTCGCGGCGGCCGCAATGTTCCTCCCGTCCCTGCGGCTCCGGTACTGGACCGTGCGGCAGCACTCCGTCTGCGGAACGACACGAGCAAGTTCCTCTCCGACGAGGGCGTGCTCGTCGCGGTCAACTATGGGACCAACGGCGATGGAGGCACGGTATTTGCTAGCTTCGGTGGATCGCAGAATCCTGACGATCCAACACCGCCGCCGATGGTTGCCATTACGCCGGAGCACTATAACCGGATCGCTCGACTCATTGAACACGGCATGAGTCCGCAGGTCACCTTCGATATCGAGGCGGAGACGTATAAGAACGACCAGATGGGCTTCAACGTTGTGGGTGAGATTCCGGGTACGACCAGGAAGGACGAGATCGTCATGCTTGGCGGCCATCTCGACTCGTGGCAGGGCGGCACGGGTGCGACGGATAATGGCACTGGCTCCTCAGTCGCTATCGAGGCGGTGCGGATCTTGACGAGCCTGCATAAGCCAATGGAGCGTACGGTGCGCATTGCTCTGTGGGGCGGCGAAGAAGAGGGCCTGCTGGGTTCCAAGTTCTACGTGCAGCAGCACTTTGCGCCACGCGATTCGATGAAGATCACGCCGGAGTACAGCAAGCTGGATGCCTACTACAACGATGATGGCGGCAGCGGACGCTTTCGTGGCATCTCTGCAGATGGCAACGATGAGATCGCGTCAATCTTCAAGCAGTGGGCTGCGCCGATTCGTGACCTTGAGTTTCAGTCGGTCGCCGGTGCGACGAGTGCGCCGACACGGGAGCCGGGCGGAACCGACTCGACCAGCTTCTCGTGGCTTGGCCTCGATGGCTTCGGCTTCATGCAGGATCCGCTGGAGTACGGCAGCCGCACCCACCACTCGAACATGGATCTCTACGATCGGGTCCAGGTGGGTGATGTGATGCAGGGCGCCGCGATCGAAGCATGGTTCGTCTACAACACGGCGACTCGCCCCGAGATGCTGCCTCGCCTTGATACACCACTGCCGCTGACGAAATAA